One Klebsiella electrica genomic window, CAGCGTCTGGCATCAGGCGATTAAGCCGCATTTTTTGCTGTGGTCTGGAAAAGTTTGTGGCAATAGGGGCAAATGAGCCGGGAGCCTTTTTGTACTCGGCTGAAGCTATGTTCGGAATCCTGGGAGCAATGAGGGCAGGTACATTTTACAAGATAATTACGGCGGTTTTTGCTATCTTTCCGGTCTGACATAGGATTTCCTGGCTGATTTAATGGCCTGAAACCATACAGCATTATTAAATAAATAGCCCGCACTCATTGTCTTTTGGCGAAAATAAACCGGCGGCAGGGAGATATTTCGCTGGAGAAAATGCGGTGCGCCGGGCGCTGCTCAGAAGGCGCGGGGGCCTCCTGAGCAGGTGGGCGGTTATTGCGCGACCCAGCCGCCGT contains:
- a CDS encoding YnfU family zinc-binding protein, yielding MLYGFRPLNQPGNPMSDRKDSKNRRNYLVKCTCPHCSQDSEHSFSRVQKGSRLICPYCHKLFQTTAKNAA